A part of Myxococcales bacterium genomic DNA contains:
- a CDS encoding 2,3,4,5-tetrahydropyridine-2,6-dicarboxylate N-succinyltransferase: protein MTDSCEKILSELAIAHDNTSVCHLALREKIDQVFDWLESGVIRCAYKKDDAWHVDERVKKSILLGFRVGQKEAITMGAMSFVDKNNLWPRTFTADDSVRIVPFGSSVRRGSYLGNNVIVMPPAYINIGAYVGDDTMIDSHALVGSCAQVGNRVHISAGSQIGGVLEPIGAMPVIIEDDCLIGGNSGIYEGTRVGSGAVIGAGVVLTKSLKIYDLVNESCITAADNANGILSIPPRAVVVMGTRALKNSYAAQEGLSVAAPLIIKYRDEKTDSKIKLEDFLRDNFS from the coding sequence ATGACTGACTCTTGTGAAAAAATTTTATCAGAGCTCGCTATAGCCCATGATAATACCTCAGTTTGCCATTTAGCTCTCAGGGAAAAAATTGACCAAGTTTTTGATTGGCTTGAGAGCGGTGTTATTCGTTGTGCATATAAAAAAGATGATGCTTGGCATGTTGATGAACGAGTGAAGAAAAGTATTTTGCTTGGTTTTCGTGTCGGCCAAAAAGAAGCGATCACTATGGGGGCGATGAGCTTTGTTGATAAAAATAATCTATGGCCACGCACTTTTACTGCTGATGACTCTGTACGCATTGTACCCTTTGGATCAAGCGTGCGCCGAGGTTCATATTTAGGAAACAATGTCATTGTTATGCCGCCAGCTTACATAAACATTGGAGCGTATGTGGGCGATGACACTATGATCGATTCTCACGCTTTGGTGGGATCTTGTGCACAGGTAGGAAATCGCGTTCATATTTCTGCAGGATCACAAATCGGTGGAGTACTAGAGCCTATCGGGGCTATGCCTGTAATTATCGAAGATGATTGTTTGATCGGTGGGAATAGTGGGATTTATGAAGGCACAAGGGTCGGAAGTGGCGCTGTGATCGGTGCGGGAGTTGTGCTTACTAAAAGTCTTAAGATTTATGATTTGGTCAATGAAAGTTGCATTACTGCAGCAGATAATGCCAATGGAATTTTGAGCATTCCTCCAAGGGCTGTTGTGGTCATGGGAACACGAGCATTAAAAAATTCCTATGCTGCTCAAGAGGGCTTGTCAGTTGCTGCGCCACTTATCATCAAATATCGCGATGAAAAAACCGATAGCAAGATTAAATTGGAAGATTTTTTAAGAGACAATTTTAGCTAG
- a CDS encoding NTP/NDP exchange transporter, whose amino-acid sequence MSHQHSFGSGFFRKTLWPIFPNEVKRVVSQALLLFLVCFDYSMLRCMKDTVVITASSAAVIPFIKVWMLLPMAILFTFLYVKFSNKFSETVVFPSIISAFLAFFLVFAFVLYPNNESLHLITIPNFLREILPQGLSGLIAMIEYWSFTLFYVIAELWSNIVLSILTWGFINSTTSMKEAPRFYAVLSVASNVAAIAAGLCANLIVSGPLKNNWELSQKYMVLIISISGIVIMFLYNWLQKTVYKNNSSVALGKVNKEKFSLTQSFIEIKNSKHLRYLAIIVVSYFFVINTVEVIWKDQVRLAYPSPAEFNYYMNIVTTLIGIISTVLGVFVATLINKFGWTKTALLTPLVLLLTSSLFFGFIVFGHELVGITSILGTTPLMIAVVLGAFQNCVSKGTKYSIFDATKEMAFVPLSRLSKLRGKAAIDGIISRLGKSGASFALQAMILCFGSLTACTPYIGFFMVLVLINWFGSTKLLGKIIDQSLQQEGILSDEEGSGEKVFAKRPLELATAPK is encoded by the coding sequence ATGTCTCACCAGCATTCTTTTGGTAGTGGTTTTTTTCGCAAAACTCTTTGGCCCATTTTTCCCAATGAAGTTAAACGCGTAGTCTCTCAGGCATTGTTACTTTTTTTAGTTTGCTTCGATTACAGCATGCTTCGTTGTATGAAGGACACGGTGGTAATAACCGCTTCTTCAGCGGCCGTGATTCCCTTCATCAAGGTGTGGATGTTGCTTCCCATGGCCATTCTTTTCACCTTTTTATACGTTAAGTTTTCCAACAAATTTTCTGAAACGGTAGTGTTTCCCTCAATTATTTCGGCCTTTCTGGCCTTTTTTTTGGTCTTTGCTTTTGTACTTTACCCCAACAATGAAAGCCTTCATCTCATTACAATTCCTAATTTTTTAAGAGAAATTCTCCCGCAGGGTTTATCTGGTTTGATCGCCATGATCGAATACTGGAGCTTCACACTTTTTTATGTGATTGCCGAGCTGTGGAGCAATATTGTTTTATCCATTCTCACCTGGGGTTTTATCAACAGCACTACCAGCATGAAAGAAGCTCCTCGCTTCTATGCAGTTTTAAGTGTTGCTTCTAACGTGGCTGCTATAGCTGCTGGTTTGTGCGCAAACTTAATAGTATCTGGCCCGCTTAAAAATAACTGGGAGCTCAGCCAAAAATACATGGTGTTGATCATCAGCATCAGCGGCATCGTCATCATGTTTTTATATAACTGGCTGCAAAAAACGGTCTACAAAAATAACAGTTCTGTAGCCCTTGGCAAAGTTAATAAAGAAAAGTTTTCTTTAACACAAAGCTTTATTGAGATAAAAAACTCTAAGCATTTACGCTACTTAGCAATTATTGTTGTTTCTTACTTTTTTGTTATCAATACAGTTGAGGTTATCTGGAAGGACCAAGTTCGTCTGGCTTACCCTTCTCCTGCTGAGTTTAATTACTACATGAACATAGTTACCACCTTAATCGGCATCATCAGCACTGTTTTGGGGGTTTTTGTGGCAACTCTGATCAATAAGTTTGGCTGGACTAAAACCGCTCTTCTCACTCCATTGGTATTACTGCTAACAAGCTCACTATTTTTTGGCTTCATCGTATTTGGGCATGAGCTCGTAGGAATTACCAGCATTCTAGGCACAACTCCACTTATGATTGCAGTAGTTTTGGGAGCCTTTCAAAACTGTGTAAGCAAAGGCACTAAATACTCCATCTTTGATGCCACCAAAGAAATGGCATTCGTGCCCCTTTCTCGTCTATCAAAATTGCGTGGAAAAGCCGCCATCGACGGTATTATCTCGCGCTTAGGAAAAAGTGGAGCGAGCTTTGCCCTACAGGCTATGATCCTCTGCTTTGGCAGCCTTACCGCATGTACACCTTACATTGGTTTTTTCATGGTCTTGGTGTTGATCAACTGGTTTGGCTCCACCAAATTACTTGGAAAGATTATAGATCAATCACTTCAACAAGAAGGTATTCTCTCAGATGAGGAAGGTTCTGGCGAGAAAGTATTTGCTAAGCGCCCCCTAGAACTGGCAACAGCTCCTAAATGA
- a CDS encoding sodium:proton antiporter produces MDHVSTSASSQSSLIEPMVALVVVATVVGIISHRVRLPYTVLLMLFGIALASIGIIPNIELSQDLLIGVFLPVLLFEAAIHFPFYELKKFAPTIATLAAPGVILTALATAAVLLIEISTFRIQSGMTFMHYLLFGTIIAATDPIAVIALFRQLGVKRKLAVVLEGESLFNDGTAIVMYTVVLTAITSGVFSWQDGAMLFVTEALFGILIGAVVGAFANFIVPFAKDPLITIAITTVAAYGSYLIAVSLHASGVLATVAAGLFLANMGKKSGVEPASRMAVVSFWRYLSFFVSSIVFLLIGLKVNVVFLLNHAELILFAFLAVLASRAISVFLPLGLLTRMGQPMTVKSATAIWWGGLRGSLSMVLVLSIPDSIAGKDDLIAMTFGVVVLSVLVQGSTMGPLVRALGLVEFRSEAMAFMTRALARLRAISAQQKVYATMAMEEGVHESSNIAQRLHDERQMILAELKERENEPEFIRAKEERIRYIEDKLAEVEEDSFRKSFDNHLISEDDLNDLIKVRPS; encoded by the coding sequence ATGGATCATGTGAGCACAAGCGCTTCTTCGCAATCTTCACTGATCGAGCCTATGGTGGCCTTGGTGGTTGTGGCTACCGTTGTCGGTATTATTTCTCACCGGGTTCGATTGCCCTACACCGTTTTGCTGATGCTTTTTGGTATTGCTTTGGCATCGATCGGTATCATTCCCAATATTGAGTTATCGCAAGATCTGTTGATCGGAGTCTTTTTGCCGGTGCTTTTGTTTGAAGCAGCGATTCACTTTCCTTTTTATGAATTGAAAAAATTTGCTCCCACCATTGCTACGCTTGCAGCCCCTGGAGTGATATTGACGGCCTTAGCTACGGCTGCGGTGCTATTGATAGAAATTTCTACCTTTCGCATTCAGTCAGGCATGACCTTCATGCATTACCTGCTCTTTGGTACGATCATTGCTGCAACCGATCCCATTGCTGTTATCGCTTTGTTTAGACAGTTAGGCGTAAAGCGTAAGCTTGCCGTTGTGCTAGAAGGAGAGAGTCTTTTTAACGATGGTACAGCCATTGTCATGTACACAGTAGTGCTTACCGCTATCACTTCGGGAGTATTTAGCTGGCAAGATGGTGCCATGCTCTTTGTTACCGAAGCTTTATTTGGAATTTTGATCGGCGCTGTGGTGGGTGCATTTGCCAACTTTATTGTACCTTTTGCCAAGGATCCCCTCATCACCATTGCTATCACTACGGTTGCTGCTTACGGTTCATACCTCATTGCGGTTTCCTTGCATGCATCAGGCGTACTAGCTACTGTTGCTGCGGGATTATTTTTGGCCAACATGGGTAAAAAAAGCGGTGTTGAGCCCGCAAGCCGTATGGCTGTAGTGAGCTTTTGGCGTTATCTTTCATTTTTTGTATCGAGCATTGTATTTTTGTTGATCGGTCTTAAGGTCAACGTTGTATTTTTGCTCAATCATGCCGAGCTTATTCTTTTTGCCTTTTTAGCAGTGCTTGCATCGCGTGCCATCAGTGTCTTTTTGCCTTTAGGTTTGCTTACCAGAATGGGACAACCCATGACCGTCAAAAGTGCTACCGCTATCTGGTGGGGAGGTTTGAGGGGAAGTCTTTCCATGGTGTTGGTTTTGTCCATTCCCGATAGCATTGCCGGAAAAGATGATTTGATCGCTATGACTTTTGGTGTGGTGGTGCTTTCGGTACTGGTGCAAGGTTCTACCATGGGACCTTTGGTGAGAGCTTTAGGACTTGTTGAATTTAGATCAGAAGCCATGGCGTTTATGACTCGGGCCTTGGCGCGTTTGCGTGCTATCTCAGCGCAGCAAAAAGTCTATGCAACCATGGCTATGGAAGAAGGCGTTCATGAAAGCTCTAACATCGCGCAACGCCTGCATGATGAAAGACAGATGATACTGGCTGAGCTTAAAGAGCGCGAAAATGAGCCAGAGTTTATCAGAGCAAAAGAAGAACGCATTCGTTATATTGAAGATAAGCTTGCCGAAGTAGAAGAAGATTCGTTCAGAAAATCTTTTGATAACCATCTTATCAGTGAAGATGATTTAAATGACTTAATAAAAGTTCGGCCGAGTTAG
- the ychF gene encoding redox-regulated ATPase YchF, which yields MSLTCGIVGLPNVGKSTLFNCLTAAKAEAANYPFCTIDPNVGVVSVPDERLDELAKIVEPERCVPAVVSFVDIAGLVKGASQGEGLGNKFLSHIREANAICHMVRCFENQNVVHVEGKIDPLHDVEIIETELVLKDMDSVEKQLHKAQKNARGPDKLAKKLSPFLESLFAHLSAGNLARTFVFDQQDEDLLTAYNELHMITSKPTLFIANVSEEGLHQDNKHVEALRAFAQKRGDEVVSICAKIEEELKDLSEEDRTSFLTDLGLESAGLERVIKKAYALLGLATYFTAGVKEVRAWTFEVGSKAPQAAGVIHSDFERGFIRAEVIAIDDFIKFGGEAKAKAAGKVRTEGKDYVVQDGDVMHFRFNV from the coding sequence ATGAGTTTAACCTGCGGCATTGTCGGTCTGCCTAATGTTGGTAAGAGCACCCTTTTTAATTGTTTAACTGCCGCAAAAGCTGAAGCAGCAAACTATCCCTTTTGCACCATCGATCCCAATGTTGGTGTGGTGAGTGTGCCCGATGAGCGCTTGGATGAGTTAGCAAAAATTGTTGAACCTGAGCGATGCGTTCCTGCTGTGGTTTCTTTTGTGGATATAGCAGGTCTGGTAAAAGGCGCATCTCAAGGCGAGGGTTTAGGTAATAAGTTTCTAAGCCATATCAGAGAAGCCAATGCTATTTGCCACATGGTGCGCTGTTTTGAAAACCAAAATGTTGTTCATGTGGAAGGAAAGATTGATCCTCTTCATGACGTAGAAATAATCGAGACTGAGCTTGTACTAAAAGATATGGATTCGGTAGAAAAACAGCTGCATAAAGCACAAAAAAATGCCCGTGGTCCAGATAAATTGGCTAAAAAACTAAGCCCTTTTTTGGAATCGCTTTTTGCTCACCTCAGTGCTGGAAATCTTGCCCGTACTTTTGTTTTTGATCAGCAAGACGAAGATCTTTTGACTGCATACAACGAACTGCACATGATCACGAGCAAGCCCACCTTGTTTATTGCTAATGTTTCTGAAGAAGGGCTCCATCAAGATAATAAGCATGTAGAAGCATTGAGGGCTTTTGCTCAAAAGCGCGGAGACGAAGTAGTGAGTATTTGCGCCAAGATTGAAGAAGAGCTTAAGGATTTAAGCGAGGAAGACAGAACATCATTTTTGACTGATTTAGGGCTTGAATCGGCTGGTTTAGAAAGAGTGATCAAAAAAGCCTATGCCTTGTTGGGTTTGGCAACCTATTTTACTGCTGGGGTCAAAGAGGTTAGAGCTTGGACTTTTGAAGTGGGAAGCAAAGCGCCCCAAGCTGCTGGTGTAATTCACAGCGATTTTGAGCGAGGCTTTATTCGGGCCGAAGTAATCGCTATTGATGACTTTATAAAATTTGGTGGCGAGGCCAAAGCCAAGGCCGCAGGAAAAGTGAGAACTGAAGGCAAGGATTATGTTGTACAGGATGGAGACGTTATGCACTTTAGATTTAATGTATAA
- a CDS encoding ankyrin repeat domain-containing protein, which yields MSSYIVFFMLSISFISATSRADSLCRELFSAIENNDESKVLMLSYKYGKKAGQCVDNFGFNAMHFFASISKNLNVFYMLKYMAKADLNALNDYQQTPLMLAAHTGNKAAVKFLLSEGKVIKGLNTQDKHGRCALHGAVLANHASMVELLLSYDGIVGSIDLGLKDNNQKTAYMLAWDMQLDEIKRIFQRHSESLYSDRLMSKDVIPITLPPPIDTRYSINNG from the coding sequence ATGAGCTCATACATAGTTTTTTTTATGCTCAGCATCAGCTTTATTTCAGCCACTAGTAGGGCTGATTCACTGTGTAGAGAACTTTTTTCAGCTATAGAAAATAATGATGAAAGCAAGGTTTTAATGCTTAGTTATAAATACGGTAAAAAAGCTGGTCAATGTGTCGATAATTTTGGCTTTAATGCTATGCATTTTTTTGCTTCAATATCCAAAAACCTAAATGTATTTTATATGCTTAAATATATGGCCAAAGCTGATCTTAATGCCTTGAATGATTATCAGCAGACACCTCTTATGCTAGCTGCCCATACTGGCAATAAAGCCGCAGTTAAATTTTTACTGAGCGAAGGCAAGGTGATAAAGGGCTTAAATACGCAGGATAAACATGGAAGATGCGCGCTTCACGGGGCAGTCCTGGCAAATCATGCTTCCATGGTGGAGCTTTTGCTGAGCTATGACGGCATAGTGGGCTCAATTGATCTGGGTCTTAAAGATAACAATCAAAAGACTGCCTACATGTTGGCTTGGGACATGCAACTTGATGAAATAAAAAGAATTTTTCAAAGACATTCAGAAAGCTTGTATAGCGATAGGCTGATGAGCAAAGATGTTATTCCAATTACCCTGCCGCCCCCAATCGATACACGCTACAGCATCAATAATGGGTGA
- a CDS encoding ankyrin repeat domain-containing protein: protein MSSYIVFFMLSISFISATSRADSLCRELFSAIENNDESKVLMLSYKYGKKAGQCVDNFGFNAMHFFASISKNLNVFYMLKYMAKADLNALNDYQQTPLMLAAHTGNKAAVKFLLSEGKVIKGLNTQDKHGRCALHGAVLANHASMVELLLSYDGIVGSIDLDLKDNNQKTAYMLAWDMQLDEIKRIFQRHSESLYSDRLMSKDVIPIFLPPPIDTRYSINNG from the coding sequence ATGAGCTCATACATAGTTTTTTTTATGCTCAGCATCAGCTTTATTTCAGCCACTAGTAGGGCTGATTCACTGTGTAGAGAACTTTTTTCAGCTATAGAAAATAATGATGAAAGCAAGGTTTTAATGCTTAGTTATAAATACGGTAAAAAAGCTGGTCAATGTGTCGATAATTTTGGCTTTAATGCTATGCATTTTTTTGCTTCAATATCCAAAAACCTAAATGTATTTTATATGCTTAAATATATGGCCAAAGCTGATCTTAATGCCTTGAATGATTATCAGCAGACACCTCTTATGCTAGCTGCCCATACTGGCAATAAAGCCGCAGTTAAATTTTTACTGAGCGAAGGCAAGGTGATAAAGGGCTTAAATACGCAGGATAAACATGGAAGATGCGCGCTTCACGGGGCAGTCCTGGCAAATCATGCTTCCATGGTGGAGCTTTTGCTGAGCTATGACGGCATAGTGGGCTCAATTGATCTAGATCTTAAAGATAACAATCAAAAGACTGCCTACATGTTGGCTTGGGACATGCAACTTGATGAAATAAAAAGAATTTTTCAAAGACATTCAGAAAGCTTGTATAGCGATAGGCTGATGAGCAAAGATGTTATTCCAATTTTCCTGCCGCCCCCAATCGATACACGCTACAGCATCAATAATGGGTGA